GGCGAGGCGCCTATGCTCAAAGGGCGGCCGGTTGTTCGATACGGTAGGTTGAATGCTCCGCCGGCTCTACGCGTGGATCCTGGCCCTCAGCGGCAGGCCCTCTGCGCCCTACGCGCTCGGCGCAGTGGCCTTCGCCGAGAGTTCATTCTTCCCGGTGCCGCCCGACGCCATGCTCGTGCCCATGGCGGTGAGCCGTCCCGATCGCGTCTGGTTCTACGCGACGATCGCGACGGTGGCGTCGGTGCTGGGCGGTCTCGTCGGCTACGCCATCGGGGCGCTTCTGTTCGATTCCGTCGGTGCGTGGCTGATCCGCCTCTACGGCCTGCAGAACTCCGCGGCCACCTTCCAGGAATCGTATGCCCAGTACGGGCACTGGGTCATCCTGCTAAAGGGCCTGACGCCGATCCCCTACAAGCTCGTCACCATCACGTCGGGCTTCGCCCATTACAGCCTGTTCTGGTTCACGGTGCTGTCGATCCTCACCCGAGGCGCGCGGTTCTTCATCCTCGCCGGATTGCTCGGTCGATACGGCGTTCAGATCCGCGGCGTGCTCGACCGGCATCTAAATGCCGTGGCGGCGATTTCCGTCGCGGTCATCATCCTCGGCTTCCTGCTCTTCAAGGTGATCCTGTAGCGATGAACACGGCGGCTGCACTGCGTGTGAAGACGGCGGGCCTCTGGCTCGCGATCCTGGCCGGCCTGATCGTGGGCGCCGTCCTCGTGATGCAGTACGGATACGGCTACGCGCCCTGCAAGCTGTGCCTCACCGAGCGCCTCCCCTACTACGCCGCCGTGCCGCTGGGCCTGATCGCGCTGTTCGCGCCCGAGCGTCTTGGGCGGATCGCTCTCGGGCTCGCGGCGCTGGGCTTCCTCTACGGGACCGGCATCGGGATCTACCATGCCGGAGCCGAATGGGGCTTCTGGCCGGGGCCCGCCGATTGCGGGGGCGGCACCGGCGCCAATCCGGGGCAGATCGGCGAATTCCTCAACGCGCTCCAATCGACCAAGGTGGTCGACTGCTCGGTGGCGGCGCTGCGGGTCCTCGGGGTCTCCCTCGCCGGGTGGAACGCCCTGGCGTCCTTTGTCCTGGCCTCCCTGGCCGGCAGCGCGGCCGCACGGGCCTGACCGGGGCGGGCCGTCCGGAGCAAGCTGGCACAAGGTCTCAGTTGCGGTCGTCGGGCAGCAGAGGCAGGGCGGCCACGTCGATACCCTCGTCGATCAGCGCGCGCGCTTCCGCGGGACTCGCGTCGCCGTAGATCGCGCGGCCTTCCGCCTCGCCGTAATGGATCTTGCGCGCCTCTTCGGGAAAGCGCGCGCCGACATGCTCGGAATTGGCCACGAGGTGCTCGCGCAGGGCACGGAGCATCGCCCGCACCTGCCGCTCCGGCTCGGCCACCAGGGTCACGGGTGCGGCGGCTTGCGCGGGCGGGTGAGCGGGCTGACGCTCCCCATCGGTGCGCGCGACGCTCGGAGCCATCAGCGCCTTGCCGACTTTCGCGGTATCGCAGACCGGGCAGGCGACGAGCCCACGGGCGACTTGCGCATCATAGGAGTCGGACGAGGGGAACCAGCTCTCGAAGCCGTGGCCGGCCTCGCAGACGAGACTGTACCGGATCATGATGGAACTTGCTGTGCTGCTTACTGCGCGGCCTGGATCTTCGGACCGACGCGTTCAACGGTGAAGGGGCGCCCGTGCTGGAGCGACGGGATGCGCGCGCGCGCGTCGGCGACCTGCGCCACGTCGATCTCCGCCAGGATGACGCACGGCTCGGATCCGCCCGCGTCGGCCAGCACCCGACCCCAGGGATCGACGATCACGGAATGGCCGAACGTCTCCCGCCCATCCTCGTGCAGGCCGCCCTGCGCCGCGGAGATGACGAAGGATCCCGTCTCGATCGCCCGTGCTCTCTGGAGAACATGCCAATGCGCCTCGCCCGTCTGGCGGGTGAAGCACGCGGGCGCAGTGAGGATCTCGGCCCCGGCTTCGGCGAGCGCCCGGTACAGGCCGGGAAAGCGGATATCGTAGCAGATCGTCAACCCGAGCATCGCCCACGGGGTGGGCGCGACCACCGCGCAGGCCCCGCCCGTATAGGTCGCGGATTCACGCCAGCGCTCGCCGCTCGGCAGATCGACATCGAACAGGTGCAACTTGTCGTAAGAGGCGACGACGTCACCGTCGCTGCCGATCAGGTAGGCTCGGTTGGCGATCTTGTCGCCCGACCGCACCGCGATCGAGCCGATCTGCACGACGACGCCGGTCTCGCGCGCGACCTCGCGCACAGCCGCCAGCGTTCGATCCTGCGCCTCAGTGGTGACCTCGGCGAACAGCCGTTCCCGGCTCCGCTCCACCAGGGACGTCATCTCGGGCGTCTGCACGAACGCCGCACCGCGGCCCGCCGCTTCCCGCACGCCTGCGACTGCCGCGTCGCGGTTCGCCTCCGGGTTCCGGCCCGAACGCATCTGGACACAGGCAGCGGTGAAGCGCGACTCAGGCATCGGCCGTATCCCTCAAGAGCGGGTCGAGCTTGCCGGCACGGTCGAGGGCGTAAAGATCGTCGCAGCCGCCCACATGGGTGTCGCCGATGAAGATCTGCGGGACGCTCGTCCGTCCTCTGGCGCGGTCGACCATCGTGGCGCGCGCGCCCTGCACGCGCTCGACGTCGATCTCTTGGAAGGACGCCCCCTTCTCTTTCAGCAGGCTCTTCGCCGCCGAGCAATAGGGACACCAGGCCGTCGTATAGATGGTGACCGGCTGCATGGAATAGGTCGTCTCGCGCCTCAACTCCGCTCATATAGGAGCGCGCGACAGCAAATTCCTATGCCCGCGTGGTCACAGGCCAGCACTCCGCGAGCGATGCTCCGGTCGCGGCGCTTCGAGATCGTCCGAGGAATCCGGTCAGGCAGCGAGAAGCTTCTCGACCTCGTTGACGAGATCGCGCAGATGGAAGGGCTTCGACAGCACCTTCGCGTCCTTCGGCGCCTTGGAATCGGGGTTGAGCGCGACGGCCGCGAATCCCGTGATGAACATGACCTTGATGTCGGGGTCGAGTTCGGTCGCCCGGCGAGCGAGTTCGATGCCGTCCATCTCGGGCATGACGATATCGGTCAGCAGAAGCTCGAACGGCTCCTCGCGCAGCCGGTTGTACGCCGAGAGCCCGTTGTCGAACGACAGGACGTCGTAGCCCGCGTTTTGCAGCGCCTTGGCCAGGAACCGGCGCATATCGTTGTCGTCTTCCGCCAGCAGGATTTTCATCGGCCGGATCCGAGCCTTCGAGTCGAGAAGTTGATCCCATAAAGGGAGGCGATGGTAAACAAGGTGTTAGGATGGCAACCGCAGAATGAACCGCGATGCCCGAGGCGGCTGCCTGAGCCGCCAGCCATGGAGTGGACAGGCGGCCGATCGCGCACCACAGTGCGGGTCTGCCGCGCTCGCCCAACCGCCGGGGTGTCCACCAGCCGATGACTGCGCCTGAACCGGTCAAGCCAGACGCCTTCGGATTCGCCCCGGCCTTCGCGGTCGATGAACCGGCGGCGCACACCCTGCCCTTCGTCTTCAATACCGGCCATTCCGGAGCCGTCTACCCCCCGGACTTCATCGCCGCCTCCCGGCTCGACGCCCTCGCCCTCCGGCGCTCGGAGGACGCCCACGTCGATCGCCTGTTTGCCCCAGTGGTGACGCTGGGTGCGCCGCTCCTGCGCGCGAACTTCCCCCGCGCCTTCCTGGACGTCAATCGGGAGCCGTTCGAACTCGACCCGCGGATGTTCGAGGGGCGGCTGCCGCCCTTCGCCAACACCCGGTCGATGCGGGTCGCGGGCGGCTTGGGCACGGTCCCGCGCGTGGTCGCCGACGGGCAGGAGATCTACGCCCGACGCCTGCCGGTGGGTGAGGCCACGTCGCGCATCGACGGTCTCTACAAACCGTACCACCGCACGCTGCGCGGCCTCATCCAGCGCACGGTGCGGAGCCATGGTCACTGTGTCCTCATCGATTGCCATTCGATGCCGTCGACGAGCCTGGGCCGCGACACGGACAGTAAGGCCGATGTCGTGCTCGGAGACCGCTACGGCACCGCCTGCGCGCCGAGCCTGATCGACAGCGTCGAGGTGGCTTTCCGCGCACGAGGCTTTCGCGTCGTGCGCAACAAGCCGTACGCGGGCGGCTTCATCACGGAGCATTATGGAGAGCCGAATTTCGGCAGGCACGCGCTCCAGATCGAGGTCAATCGGGCGCTCTACATGAACGAGGTGAGCCTCGCGATCGCAGCCGGCTTTCCCAGCCTCGTCGCCGCGCTCGAGTCCATCATCGCGGAGGTGGCGGCCGACCTCGGCGATCTCACGCCGAGCCGGATGGCCGCGGAGTAGGCATCCGCTCGCCACGGCCGATATCGCGCCCGCAATCGAAACAAAAAAGGCCACTCCCGAAGGAGCGGCCCGAAGTCTAGGGAGGAAACGCCCAAGAAGGGCAGCGAGACCGCGACGCCATCGCGATCTCGCAACGCACAAATTAAAGTGCGGCGCACAAGATGCAAGGCCGAAATCGGCGTCTCGCCTGCGCGCCGTGCATACCTGATTCACGCCGGCCTATCGCGAGCGCCGTGCGCCCCCTCAGCCGTGGGACTTCAGGAGCTTGGCGATCTCGGCCTTCAAGGGTCCTGCCAGATCCTGCCGTTCCAGCGCATAGGCGAGGTTGGCGGTGAGGAAGCCGATCTTCGAACCGGTGTCATAAGTCCGGCCATCGAAGTGCATGCCGAAGAAATCCTGCTTCTCCATCAGGTCGATCATCGCGTCGGTGAGCTGGATCTCACCGCCTGCGCCCTTCTTCCCGTGTTCGAGGATCCCGAAGATTTCGGGCTGCAGGATGTAACGCCCGGAGATGATGAAGTTCGACGGCGCCGTGCCCTGTTTCGGCTTCTCGACCATTCCGGTGATCTGAAAGGATTGACCGTAGGTCTCACCGACGCTGACGATTCCGTACTGGTGCGTGTCCTCGGGTGCCACTTCCTCGACGGCGATGATGTTGCCGCCATGCCGCTCATAGGCCGACAGCATCTGCTGCATGCAGCCGCGGCTGAGCATGTCCGGGAGCAGCACCGCGAAGGGCTCGTCGCCGACGATCTCGCGGGCGCACCAGACCGCATGTCCGAGGCCGAGCGGAGCCTGCTGGCGGGTGAAGCTTGTCTGGCCGGCCTTGGGCAGATCCTTCTTGAGTTCTTCGTAGGCGGCCGTCTTGCCCCGTTCCTGCAGGGTGTGATCCAGCTCGAAGGCAATATCGAAATGATCCTCGATCACCGCTTTGCCGCGGCCTGTCACGAAGATGAAGTGTTCGATGCCGGCCTCCCGCGCCTCATCGACCACATGCTGGACAACCGGCCGGTCGACGACCGTGAGCATCTCCTTCGGGACCGCTTTCGTCGCGGGCAGGAAGCGCGTGCCAAGCCCCGCCACGGGCAGGACGGCCTTGCGGATGGGTTTCATCGGACGGTAACCCCGGCACTGGTTGAAACGACGTGGTCGACGATGCGGCGAGTGAGACAGGCTGAGGCCTGCTGCCGCAAGGCCTGTGCGCCGATACTATGAGGCAGAGTGCCGTAAATATACCGTCTGCGCACGTCTAAGTGGTTATTGTGGATGGCGACCTTCGGGAGGTGAGATGGCGGTTCTTGTGACGGGGGGCGCCGGCTACATCGGCAGCCACATGGTTCTGGCCCTGCTCGACGCGGGCCACGAGGAGGTCGTCGTCCTGGACGATCTCTCCACGGGTTTCGACTGGGCCGTTCCGGAAGGTGTCAAGCTCGTGGTCGGTGACGTGGCCGACCAAGCCCTCGTGACTCAGACGATCCTCCAGCACAGGATCGACGCCCTCGCCCACTTCGCCGCCAAGATCGTGGTGCCCGAGTCGGTCTCCGACCCGCTGGGCTACTATCTCGCCAACACCGTGAAGACCCGTTCGCTGATCGAGGCGTCGGTGCGAGCGGGCGTCAGGCACGTGATCTTCTCGTCGACGGCGGCCGTCTACGGAGAACCGGAGGTCGTTCCGGTGCCCGAGACGCTGCCGCTCGCGCCGATCAATCCCTACGGCCGCTCGAAGCTCATGAGCGAGTGGATGATCGCCGACGCCGCCGCCGCGCACGGGTTCTCGTACGTGATCCTGCGCTACTTCAATGTCGCGGGCGCAGATCCCAAGGGGCGCACCGGTCAGTCGACGCCGAACGCCACGCACCTGATCAAGGTCGCCACGCAGGCTGCCCTGGGGCAGCGCGCGCGGCTCGACGTGTACGGGACCGATTACCCGACCCCGGACGGTTCGTGCCTGCGCGACTACATCCAGGTGTCGG
The sequence above is drawn from the Methylobacterium mesophilicum SR1.6/6 genome and encodes:
- a CDS encoding YqaA family protein; protein product: MLRRLYAWILALSGRPSAPYALGAVAFAESSFFPVPPDAMLVPMAVSRPDRVWFYATIATVASVLGGLVGYAIGALLFDSVGAWLIRLYGLQNSAATFQESYAQYGHWVILLKGLTPIPYKLVTITSGFAHYSLFWFTVLSILTRGARFFILAGLLGRYGVQIRGVLDRHLNAVAAISVAVIILGFLLFKVIL
- a CDS encoding disulfide bond formation protein B, which gives rise to MNTAAALRVKTAGLWLAILAGLIVGAVLVMQYGYGYAPCKLCLTERLPYYAAVPLGLIALFAPERLGRIALGLAALGFLYGTGIGIYHAGAEWGFWPGPADCGGGTGANPGQIGEFLNALQSTKVVDCSVAALRVLGVSLAGWNALASFVLASLAGSAAARA
- a CDS encoding DUF1178 family protein; the protein is MIRYSLVCEAGHGFESWFPSSDSYDAQVARGLVACPVCDTAKVGKALMAPSVARTDGERQPAHPPAQAAAPVTLVAEPERQVRAMLRALREHLVANSEHVGARFPEEARKIHYGEAEGRAIYGDASPAEARALIDEGIDVAALPLLPDDRN
- a CDS encoding carbon-nitrogen hydrolase family protein encodes the protein MPESRFTAACVQMRSGRNPEANRDAAVAGVREAAGRGAAFVQTPEMTSLVERSRERLFAEVTTEAQDRTLAAVREVARETGVVVQIGSIAVRSGDKIANRAYLIGSDGDVVASYDKLHLFDVDLPSGERWRESATYTGGACAVVAPTPWAMLGLTICYDIRFPGLYRALAEAGAEILTAPACFTRQTGEAHWHVLQRARAIETGSFVISAAQGGLHEDGRETFGHSVIVDPWGRVLADAGGSEPCVILAEIDVAQVADARARIPSLQHGRPFTVERVGPKIQAAQ
- the grxC gene encoding glutaredoxin 3, translated to MQPVTIYTTAWCPYCSAAKSLLKEKGASFQEIDVERVQGARATMVDRARGRTSVPQIFIGDTHVGGCDDLYALDRAGKLDPLLRDTADA
- the cpdR gene encoding cell cycle two-component system response regulator CpdR, whose amino-acid sequence is MKILLAEDDNDMRRFLAKALQNAGYDVLSFDNGLSAYNRLREEPFELLLTDIVMPEMDGIELARRATELDPDIKVMFITGFAAVALNPDSKAPKDAKVLSKPFHLRDLVNEVEKLLAA
- a CDS encoding N-formylglutamate amidohydrolase; this translates as MTAPEPVKPDAFGFAPAFAVDEPAAHTLPFVFNTGHSGAVYPPDFIAASRLDALALRRSEDAHVDRLFAPVVTLGAPLLRANFPRAFLDVNREPFELDPRMFEGRLPPFANTRSMRVAGGLGTVPRVVADGQEIYARRLPVGEATSRIDGLYKPYHRTLRGLIQRTVRSHGHCVLIDCHSMPSTSLGRDTDSKADVVLGDRYGTACAPSLIDSVEVAFRARGFRVVRNKPYAGGFITEHYGEPNFGRHALQIEVNRALYMNEVSLAIAAGFPSLVAALESIIAEVAADLGDLTPSRMAAE
- the galU gene encoding UTP--glucose-1-phosphate uridylyltransferase GalU, which translates into the protein MKPIRKAVLPVAGLGTRFLPATKAVPKEMLTVVDRPVVQHVVDEAREAGIEHFIFVTGRGKAVIEDHFDIAFELDHTLQERGKTAAYEELKKDLPKAGQTSFTRQQAPLGLGHAVWCAREIVGDEPFAVLLPDMLSRGCMQQMLSAYERHGGNIIAVEEVAPEDTHQYGIVSVGETYGQSFQITGMVEKPKQGTAPSNFIISGRYILQPEIFGILEHGKKGAGGEIQLTDAMIDLMEKQDFFGMHFDGRTYDTGSKIGFLTANLAYALERQDLAGPLKAEIAKLLKSHG
- the galE gene encoding UDP-glucose 4-epimerase GalE; the encoded protein is MAVLVTGGAGYIGSHMVLALLDAGHEEVVVLDDLSTGFDWAVPEGVKLVVGDVADQALVTQTILQHRIDALAHFAAKIVVPESVSDPLGYYLANTVKTRSLIEASVRAGVRHVIFSSTAAVYGEPEVVPVPETLPLAPINPYGRSKLMSEWMIADAAAAHGFSYVILRYFNVAGADPKGRTGQSTPNATHLIKVATQAALGQRARLDVYGTDYPTPDGSCLRDYIQVSDLAAAHRVALDHLRAGGESLTLNCGYGRGYSVLEVIEVVKRISGRDFEVRLCPRRAGDPARIVAEAGLIRERLGWTPEHDDLDAIVAQALAWEDQLGKRNRI